The Gammaproteobacteria bacterium genome contains the following window.
CCGATCTCCAGGCTGCCGCCATAGACCTGTGCAATGTCATTCACAATCGACAGGCCAATTCCATGACCGGCGATATCGGTATCGGCACGCCTGCCGCGTTGCAACACGTAACGCACCATATCCGCAGCCACCCCGTCGCCATCATCCTCCACACACAGCAGGAAATCCTGCTGTCCCTCGATCCGGCCGGGCTGATTGCGGGCAACCAGTCTCACCCGCCGGTCACACCATTTGTAGGCGTTATCCACCAGGTTGCCGATAATTTCCAGCAGGTCTCCCTCGTCGCCATGGAATTCAACCGTGGCGTCGACGTCATAACGGGCCTCCACCTGCTTGTCGGCATACACCTTGTTGAGCCCGGCAAACACCTTGCGGGTGGCCTCCCGCACATCCACCGGCGCGGCCAGCGCGGTCCAGCCGGAGGTCGCCGCGCGCTGCAGCTGGTATCCGGTAATCTGGTTCATGCGCTCCACCTGCTCCTGCACCACTCTGGACAGCGGTTGATTCGCGCGACCGCTTTCCACCGCACTTTGTAAAATCGCCAGCGGCGTTTTCAGGCTGTGCGCCAGATCACCCAGAGTATGTCGATAGCGTTCCAGATGCTCCTGCTGTTGCGAAAGCAGGGTATTGATATTTCCGGTTAGCGTGCGCAGCTCCAGGGGATACTGTTCCTGTAATCGGGTCTGCCGGCCCGCCGCGATGGCAGAAAGCTCTTCCGCGGCATGTTTAAGCGGCGAAAGGCCCCAGCGCAGAATCGTCCCCTGCACGGCCAGCAACAGTAGCGCCACGCCTCCCAACCAGCCCCACAGGCTACGCCGGAATTCCGTGAGTCTGGCATTGAAATCCGTCATATCCCGGGCGACATTGAAGGTAAACGCCTGTCGTGGATCATTGGCATCACTCCATTCCACGCCATAACTGAACAGATAGAGTTGCCGACCAGCGTCATCGGTGATGATGCTTCGGGTATGCTCGGTACGGGCGAGGCGATCAGTAAAGGGAATATCCATGCCCTTCATGGACTCTGACGTCCACATCCAGCGACCACTGTTACTGATCACCTGGGCATAGAGGCCAGAACCCGGATCAGAGAAACGGGCATCCGGCACGGTCGCGGGCATCTGCATCAAACCCTTCTCATCCAGGCCGGCGGTGGCGATCAGTGCATAGACATGACCCTGCAACTGCTCTTCCATGGATTGTTCCAGGGTACTGCGATAGACACGGTCAAGCGTAAACCCGGCGAGACCGAAAAAGCTGGAGAGTATCGCGCTGGCAGCGATCAGGACCCGAAGGTTAAGCGATAACATGGCTCGCTATTTTTCCCCCTCCGCATCGGTGGCGGGCAATGAAAAACGATAACCGCGACCGCGCAGGGTTTCGATCATGCCCAGCGAATTATCCGGATCCAGCTTGCGCCGCAGACGCCCCACAAAAACTTCAATGACGTTACTGTCACGATCAAAATCCTGGTCATAAATGTGTTCGGTCAATTCCGTTTTCGACACCACGCTGCCGCTGCGTACCATCAGGTATTCCAACACCCGATATTCATAGGCTGTCAGTTCCACCGGCTCGCCGCGCAGGCTGACCTGCTGCGCCGAGGAGTCCAGCGACAACGGCCCGAATTTCTGTAGCGACTGCGACCAGCCGACCGCACGCCGCAACAG
Protein-coding sequences here:
- a CDS encoding ATP-binding protein, which translates into the protein MLSLNLRVLIAASAILSSFFGLAGFTLDRVYRSTLEQSMEEQLQGHVYALIATAGLDEKGLMQMPATVPDARFSDPGSGLYAQVISNSGRWMWTSESMKGMDIPFTDRLARTEHTRSIITDDAGRQLYLFSYGVEWSDANDPRQAFTFNVARDMTDFNARLTEFRRSLWGWLGGVALLLLAVQGTILRWGLSPLKHAAEELSAIAAGRQTRLQEQYPLELRTLTGNINTLLSQQQEHLERYRHTLGDLAHSLKTPLAILQSAVESGRANQPLSRVVQEQVERMNQITGYQLQRAATSGWTALAAPVDVREATRKVFAGLNKVYADKQVEARYDVDATVEFHGDEGDLLEIIGNLVDNAYKWCDRRVRLVARNQPGRIEGQQDFLLCVEDDGDGVAADMVRYVLQRGRRADTDIAGHGIGLSIVNDIAQVYGGSLEIGTSALGGACVTVWLPMPVVNGVEKSPDLKSRL
- a CDS encoding response regulator transcription factor, which encodes MRILIVEDEDQLREQLSVRLRQEGFAVDLAADGREGLFIGREYPVDIGVVDLGLPKLSGIEMIRSLRAAGRKFPILILTARDRWQDKVEGLDAGGDDYLVKPFHMEELVARIKALLRRAVGWSQSLQKFGPLSLDSSAQQVSLRGEPVELTAYEYRVLEYLMVRSGSVVSKTELTEHIYDQDFDRDSNVIEVFVGRLRRKLDPDNSLGMIETLRGRGYRFSLPATDAEGEK